One segment of Cutaneotrichosporon cavernicola HIS019 DNA, chromosome: 4 DNA contains the following:
- the MPG1 gene encoding uncharacterized protein (Nucleotidyl transferase): MKALILVGGFGTRLRPLTLSWPKPLVEFCNKAMILHQIEALVKAGVKDIVLAVNYRPEVMVAVLKKTEEEYGITINFSVETEPLGTAGPLALARDILGKDDSPFFVLNSDVTCTYPFEAFRDFHLKHGCEGSIMVTKVAEPSAYGVVVTKPGSTVIDRFVEKPVEFVGNRINAGIYMFNPSILDRIEEIFPAIAADQQLHAFDLQGFWMDVGQPKDYISGTCLYLSHLTSQGSPDLADPAQNKWVYGGNVLVDPTAEIDPTALVGPNVVIGPGAKIGKGARLQRCVIMSNAEVRDHAWIASSIIGWNSTVGRWCRVENITVLGDDVSIKDELYVNGASVLPHKSISSSITEPRIVM; encoded by the exons ATGAAG GCTCTTATTCTTGTCGGCGGCTTCGGCACTCGTCTCAGGCCCCTCACT CTCTCTTGGCCTAAGCCCCTCGTCGAGTTCTGCAACAAG GCCATGAT CCTGCACCAGATCGAGGCCCTTGTCAAG GCTGGTGTCAAGGACATTGTCCTGGCCGTCAACTACCGCCCCGAGGTCATGGTTGCCGTCCTCAAgaagacggaggaggagtacGGCATCACGATCAACTTTTCGGTTGAGACTGAGCCTTTGGGCACTG CTGGCcctctcgcgctcgcccgcgaCATTCTCGGCAAGGATGACTCGCCATTCTTTGTCCTCAACTCGGACGTCACCTGCACCTACCCCTTCGAGGCGTTCCGCGACTTCCATCTCAAGCACGGCTGCGAAGGCTCGATCATGGTCAccaaggtcgccgagccctcggcgtacggtgtcgtcgtcaccaaGCCCGGGTCGACCGTTATTGACCGCTTCGTCGAGAAGCCCGTCGAGTTCGTCGGCAACCGCATCAACGCCGGTATCTACATGTTCAACCCTTCCATTCTTGACCGCATCGAG GAGATCTTCCCCGCCATTGCTGCGGACCAGCAGCTCCACGCTTTCGACCTCCAGGGTTTCTGGATGGACGTGGGTCAGCCCAAGGACTACATTTCGG GCACCTGCCTCTACCTTTCGCACCTTACGTCGCAGGGATCGCCTGATCTCGCTGACCCCGCCCAGAACAAGTGGGTGTACGGCGgcaacgtcctcgtcgaccct ACCGCTGAGATCGACCCTACCGCTCTCGTTGGGCCTAACGTCGTTATCGGGCCGGGTGCCAAGATCGGCAAGGGCGCGCGTCTCCAGCGCTGCGTGATCATGTCCAACGCGGAGGTCCGCGACCACGCCTGGATCGCGTCGTCAATCATTGGCTGGAACTCGACTGTTGGCCGCTGG TGCCGTGTCGAGAACATTAccgtcctcggcgacgacgtctCGATCAAGGACGAGTTGTATGTCAACGGTGCCTCAGTCCTGCCACACAAGAGC atctcgtcgagcatTACCGAGCCTCGCATTGTCATGTAA
- the rhp51 gene encoding uncharacterized protein (Required both for recombination and for the repair of DNA damage caused by X-rays), translating into MSAEHDPFAAQEGEEDQFEILGPMVVAKLAEYGISTQDCAKLAEAGLHTIEAVAFTPKKQLCTIKGISEAKADKILAEACKLVPMGFTTATEIHHRRSELVHITTGSVGLDTILGAGGIETGAITELFGEFRTGKSQICHTLAVTCQLPVSMGGGEGKCLYIDTEGTFRPVRMLAVAERYGLNGEEVLDNVAYARAYNADHQMQLLVQASAMMAESRFSLLIVDSCTSLYRTDFSGRGELSARQMHLAKFLRTLMRLADEFGVAVVVTNQVVAQVDGGQFAQADAKKPIGGNIMAHASTTRLSLRKGRGSSRVCRIVDSPCLPEAEGIFAINANGIGDPEELKE; encoded by the exons ATGAGCGCCGAGCACGACCCATTCGCAGCGcaggagggtgaggaggatCAGTTTGAGATCCTCGGCCCTATGGTGGTGGCCAAGCTTGCC GAATACGGCATTTCGACGCAGGATTGCGCAAAGCTGGCGGAAGCTGGCCTACACACCATTGAGGCCGTCGCATTCACGCCCAAGAAACAATTGTGCACCATCAAGGGCATCtccgaggccaaggccgacaagATCCTCGCTGAGG CATGCAAGCTTGTTCCGATGGGCTTTACGACCGCCACGGAGATCCACCACCGTCGCTCTGAGCTCGTGCACATTACCACGGGGTCTGTGGGCCTCGATACTATCCTCGGCG CTGGCGGTATCGAGACTGGCGCGATTACTGAGCTGTTTG gcgAGTTCCGCACTGGCAAGTCGCAGATCTGCCACACGCTCGCGGTCACATGTCAG ctcCCTGTCTCGatgggcggcggtgagggcAAGTGCCTCTACATCGACACTGAGGGAACTTTTCGCCCTGTTCGCATGCTCGCCGTGGCTGAGCGCTATGGCCtcaacggcgaggaggtgctcgacAACGTCGCCTATGCCCGTGCATACAACGCCGACCACCAGATGCAGCTCCTTGTCCAGGCGAGCGCTATGATGGCTGAGTCTCG TTTCTCTCTCTTGATAGTCGACTCTTGCACGTCGCTCTACCGTACCGACTTCTCTGGTCGTGGCGAGCTGAGCGCACGACAGATGCATCTCGCCAAGTTTCTGCGTACACTTATGCGactggccgacgag TtcggcgtcgcggtcgtcgtcaccaacCAGGTCGTGGCACAGGTAGACGGAGGCCAGTTCGCACAAGCCGATGCCAAGAAGCCCAT TGGTGGTAACATCATGGCCCACGCGTCTACGACGCGTCTGTCGTTGCGCAAGGGACGAGGCTCATCGCGTGTCTGCCGCATCGTTGACAGCCCATGCCTACCAGAGGCCGAAGGCATCTTCGCCATCAA CGCGAACGGTATCGGCGATCCAGAGGAGTTGAAGGAGTAG
- a CDS encoding uncharacterized protein (SIKE family) produces MAHQMIDYEEEMMKLWGLVNELSEQLANNRALVEQLKSRADNVKGQATHVGAGFPLRRFNLDIADEEFQTELEAFASHLVLENQTLQHENKQLNTLLKEYEQTLETVMGKFRGVAHASQQHDLALHSYYTQLLQSLQTAHSAAQLHDDTSLSLLLTRLSTLLRTALRSTNGEESPVDEGAFPGLQSPGSPRSMASSPTRTGTRPRPRPQAFPGFLPGSSGGYFGTDGLGDWALEREMEIQRLEEENRALREMLGIAEEAAAAPPPEDEKSPEMPERRLSSLTAEDLEADAEKERLESMNVPQTVMEEAPVVDAGVLGFRAEADSPPPEQVFDETDGEAM; encoded by the exons ATGGCACACCAGATGATAGActacgaggaggagatgatgaaGCTTTGGGGGCTCGTCAACGAACTGTCAG aacAACTCGCAAACAaccgcgccctcgtcgagcagctcaagtCGCGCGCCGACAACGTCAAG ggcCAGGCAACAcacgtcggcgcgggcTTCCCACTTCGGCGGTTCAACTTGGACATCGCAGATG AGGAGTTCCAGACCGAGCTTGAGGCATTCGCGTCGCACCTCGTGCTGGAGAACCAGACGCTGCAACACGAGAACAAGCAACTCAATACGCTGCTCAAAGAATATGAACAGACACTGGAGACGGTCATGGGCAAGTTCCGTGGCGTTGCG CACGCGAGTCAGCagcacgacctcgcgctgcATTCATACTACACTCAGCTCCTGCAGAGTCTTCAAACAGCGCACAGCGCTGCCCAGTTACACGACGACACATCGCTgtctctcctcctcacacGTCTCTCCACGCTGCTACGCACTGCGTTGCGCTCCACGAACGGCGAGGAATCCCCTGTCGATGAGGGCGCGTTCCCTGGTCTCCAGAGCCCAGGTTCACCACGCTCGATGGCGTCTTCCCCCACGCGCACCGGTACACGGCCCAGGCCCCGCCCTCAGGCGTTCCCCGGCTTCCTTCCAGGCAGCTCGGGAGGATACTTTGGGACTGATGGGCTGGGGGACTGGGCACTCgagagggagatggagatccagcgtctcgaggaggagaaccGAGCACTCCGCGAGATGCTGGGCATCGCTGAGGAAGCTGCTGCTGCCCCACCTCCCGAAGACGAGAAGAGCCCTGAGATGCCCGAACGCCGCTTAAGCAGCCtcacggccgaggacctcgaggctgacgctgagaaggagcgcctcgagaGCATGAACGTCCCCCAGACCGTGATGGAGGAGGCACCAGTCGTTGACGCGGGTGTTCTCGGCTTCCGTGCCGAGGCTGACAGCCCACCCCCTGAACAGGTGTTTGACGAGAcggacggcgaggccaTGTAA
- a CDS encoding uncharacterized protein (Cryptococcal mannosyltransferase 1): MRPLSSSSLWKRAPSAGSLLIGVLVGLLVASLLRQGERTPPQWQPGGGSSLYPNAVTGGRIGKITSLPNMDQRLRILKLLGTISAKHTRECTRNPQRLYVEQAKERYQQLIGHKTGWRSGGGLFGLLGGGASTKDREQLKLDDSRFTRRDVLARNLMSLQGPDDHKYFFAINLYESFDIIPDLFSTLFKAAAILGYHNVMVSIYENGSKDQTKALLRLFDALCRSVGMNVIIRSSARTRGQFNHRIEYLAEVRNSAMVPLHELRDQGEYYDSIVFMNDILPCVDDLLELIWQSRRQNAGITCAADYMYHDEIGSPVFYDNWVARDLNGTALENAPFEQVFRHSESSHRFQRHLPVQVQSCWNGVAVLDPAPFYEAMPVKFRMAELTEDECSASECSLICNDYWAMGYGRIIMVPRVKLAYDKKVYDIIHPERRNLTAIRGYKRLGGMPDDPRSDPQDRSWYGPHDRLFTPEEDLELDFKPGPKSVWCWGWDGAGDLDGPDVDPIWEDQAPQSSKPEAVKIKHYRNLRGY; encoded by the exons ATGCGGCCCCtttcctcctcatcactgTGGAAGCGCGCACCAAGCGCTGGCTCGCTGCTCATCGGTGTGCTTGTTGGACTGCTCGTTGCGTCACTTTTGAGGCAAGGAGAG CGCACCCCGCCACAATGGCAACCCGGCGGCGGTAGCAGCTTGTACCCCAACGCTGTGACTGGCGGTCGGATTGGCAAGATCACTTCGTTGCCGAACATGGACCAGCGTCTGCGcatcctcaagctcctGGGCACGATTAGCGCGAAGCACACGCGCGAGTGCACGCGCAACCCGCAGAGGCTATACGTCgagcaggccaaggagcgGTACCAACAGTTGATCGGACACAAGACGGGCTGGCGGTCTGGTGGCGGACTCTTTGGGCTGcttggcggtggcgcgtcCACCAAAGACCGTGAGCAGCTCAAGCTTGACGACTCGCGATTCACTCGGCGTGAcgtgctcgcgcgcaaccTCATGTCTCTGCAGGGGCCAGACGACCACAAGTACTTCTTCGCAATCAACCTGTACGAGTCGTTTGACATTATCCCGGATCTGTTCTCAACATTGTTCAAGGCGGCGGCCATTCTGGGCTACCACAACGTCATGGTGTCAATCTACGAGAACGGATCCAAGGACCAGACGAAAGCGTTACTCCGACTGTTCGACGCACTGTGCCGTTCTGTCGGGATGAACGTGATTATCCGTTCGTCTGCGCGTACCCGTGGCCAGTTCAACCACCGTATCGagtacctcgccgaggtgcgCAACTCTGCCATGGTGCCGCTCCACGAGCTCCGCGACCAGGGGGAGTACTACGACTCGATCGTGTTCATGAACGATATCCTGCCCTGCGTCGATgacctgctcgagctcatctGGCAGAGCCGGAGGCAGAACGCCGGCATcacctgcgccgccgactACATGTACCACGACGAGATCGGCTCGCCGGTCTTCTACGACAACTGGGTTGCCCGTGACCTGAATGGCACGGCGCTGGAGAACGCTCCCTTCGAGCAGGTCTTCCGCCACTCGGAGAGCTCGCACCGCTTTCAGCGCCACCTGCCCGTCCAGGTCCAGAGCTGCTGGAACGGCGTGGCCGTCCTGGACCCAGCTCCGTTCTACGAGGCCATGCCCGTCAAGTTCCGCATGGCCGAGCTCACAGAAGACGAGTGCTCGGCGTCCGAGTGCTCGCTCATCTGCAACGATTACTGGGCCATGGGGTACGGGCGCATCATCATGGTGCCGCGCGTCAAGCTTGCATATGACAAGAAGGTATACGACATCATCCACCCCGAGCGCCGCAACTTGACGGCTATCCGTGGATACAAGCGCCTTGGTGGGATGCCCGACGACCCGCGCTCGGATCCCCAGGACCGAAGCTGGTACGGCCCACACGACCGACTGTTTACTCCGGAAGAGGACCTCGAGTTGGACTTCAAGCCAGGACCCAAGTCAG tcTGGTGCTGGGGATGGGACGGAGCTGGTGACCTTGACGGACCCGACGTCGACCCCATCTGGGAGGACCAGGCGCCGCAGTCGTCTAAGCCCGAGGCTGTCAAGATCAAGCACTACCGCAACCTCCGTGGCTACTAG
- the MRPL2 gene encoding uncharacterized protein (ribosomal protein L27), translating to MFGPILSRTSALARASLGADLRQELFAGPSGLQIQIRTATKRGGGSSRNGRDSSGKRLGVKKFTNEYVLPGQILVRQLGSGIRPGQHVGIGRDNTLYALEPGYIKFYTSSMPYPHRAIDSVAQAAKDAARPNVNKPRGVKQFIGIVRAKEDTLPRDERALGRDRRFWGWPKEVKTEVEV from the exons atgtTCGGCCCGATCCTATCCCGCACATCagcgctcgctcgcgcatcactcggcgccgacctccGCCAGGAGCTGTTTGCCGGTCCTTCAG gcctCCAGATCCAGATCCGTACGGCCACGAAGCGCGGTGGTGGTTCATCGCGTAACGGTCGTGACTCGAGCGGCAAGCGGTTGGGTGTCAAGAAGTTCACTA ACGAATACGTCCTCCCCGGCCAGATCCTCGTCCGCCAGCTCGGCTCGGGCATCCGTCCCGGCCAGCACGTCGGCATCGGCCGCGACAACACGCTCTACGCCCTCGAGCCGGGGTACATCAAGTTCTACACCTCCTCCATGCCGTACCCTCACCGCGCGATCGACTCGGTCGCCCAGGCAGCCAAAGATGCCGCCCGCCCGAACGTCAACAAGCCCCGCGGCGTCAAGCAGTTTATTGGCATCGTGCgggccaaggaggacacGCTGCCCCGTGACGAGAGGGCGCTGGGCCGGGACAGGCGGTTCTGGGGGTGGCCGAAGGAGGTCAAGaccgaggttgaggtcTAG
- the CAC2 gene encoding uncharacterized protein (Anaphase-promoting complex subunit 4 WD40 domain): MRPKVLEIAWHETQAIYSCDFQPLPVSQLKRLLPATIEEEERSEKPPAAAPARAYRFATCGGDFKVRLWMIHPNIPTVNAATHAALTGQEVAPHPPRVEYLATLSKHTAAVNVVRFSPSGQMLASASDDGNVILWVASDRPTTTFGETPEETPDKEHWRPQKMLQVTNKHVMDLAWSPDGDFFIAGSTDNTATIWKASTGECVFALREHAHIVQGVNWDPLNEYIATQSSDRAVHVNTFSFRNGVADVHPVSRPSRMEIRHSRTPSIPGVSRPSLVRRGSTTSEAGSVVTTASEMTEQPSATAAGGSQPQPPPTPSSISVPSTPNTSAMNPPPPGSGHKGTSSRRSSFSSQAPGSPALSVSALGRGRSPSPIPPLPAMRAPAPAVQSISQRLYGDESVTRFFRRLSFSPDGSLLLTPAGLIEDQIYKGSPLLVARSLSHDGSGSESLTAPSPAARPRAMDSAKPTVYIYSRANLARNPIAHLPGHKTPAVCIRFSPIFYDLRTTGTTSTPNEPKQITLDASNPSPIHVSLSMPPPPPPNKDSEDKSKDRPLGSVFALPYRLLYAVACQDAVLLYDTQQAGPVAIFRGLHYAGFTDIAWSPDGQAMMLSSADGYCSIVVFDLGELGTIHPTQQHHRQLAAIALTHGGGTSAAATPTPHSPSVSTMRASPAPPRSERESSVASSAAVPPPLFARQRAPSSASSVDQPLPTPSEDEMVAAVRRPSAANSEADDSGKRGADEAGQPRKKRRVALQHLGAE; the protein is encoded by the exons ATGAGGCCAAAAGTCCTCGAGATAGC CTGGCACGAGACGCAGGCAATCTACTCGTGCGACTTTCAGCCGCTGCCGGTTAGCCAGTTGAagcgcctccttcccgCGACCAtagaggaggaagagcgcTCCGAGAAACCACCAGCTGCCGCACCAGCCCGCGCATACCGCTTTGCAACATGCGGCGGTGACTTCAAGGTCCGG CTCTGGATGATCCACCCCAATATCCCAACGGTTAACGCGGCTACGCACGCGGCCCTCACAGGACAAGAGGTCGCACCCCATCCACCACGTGTCGAGTACCTCGCCACACTGTCCAAGCACACGGCAGCGGTCAACGTCGTGCGCTTCTCGCCTAGCGGCCAGATGCTCGCTTCGGCTAGTGACGACGGAAATGTCATCCTCTGGGTCGCGTCTGACAGGCCGACGACTACGTTTGGTGAGACGCCCGAGGAGACGCCGGATAAGGAGCACTGGCGTCCTCAGAAGATGCTCCAGGTCACAAACAAGCACGTTATGGACCTTGCCTGGTCACCCGATGGCGACTTCTTCATTGCCGGCTCGACGGACAACACTGCGACCATCTGGAAGGCCTCGACGG GAGAATGTGTGTTTGCCCTGCGCGAGCACGCGCACATTGTCCAGGGCGTGAACTGGGACCCGCTCAACGAGTACATCGCGACGCAGAGCAGCGACCG TGCGGTCCATGTCAATACGTTCTCGTTCCGTAATGGTGTGGCCGACGTGCACCCCGTCTCGCGTCCTTCACGCATGGAGATTCGCCATTCGAGGACGCCCTCGATCCCGGGAGTGTCACGCCCATCACTGGTACGGCGAGGATCGACGACGTCCGAGGCGGGGTCTGTCGTGACCACTGCTTCTGAAATGACTGAGCAGCCTTCCGCTACAGCTGCAGGGGGAAGCCAGCCACAGCCTCCCCCTACTCCCAGTTCCATCTCTGTTCCTTCGACGCCCAACACGAGCGCAATGaaccctccaccaccaggCTCTGGGCACAAGGGCAccagctcgcgccgctcttCATTCTCCTCCCAGGCGCCAGGGTCGCCGGCTCTTAGTGTCTCGGCCCTCGGTCGCGGGCGTTCTCCCTCGCCCATCCCTCCATTGCCTGCCATGCGTGCGCCTGCTCCAGCCGTACAGTCGATAAGCCAGCGCCTCTACGGTGACGAGAGTGTGACGCGCTTCTTCCGTCGGCTGTCCTTCTCACCTGACGGCAGCCTGCTTCTCACACCGGCAGGATTAATCGAGGACCAGATATACAAAGGATCGCCACTGCTCGTTGCGCGCAGTTTGTCGCATGACGGCTCGGGCTCTGAGAGCCTCACCGCGCCTTCCCCTGCtgctcggccgcgagcaATGGACTCTGCCAAGCCAACAGTATACATCTACTCGCGCGCTAATCTCGCACGCAACCCGATCGCCCACCTTCCCGGCCACAAGACGCCAGCCGTATGCATCCGCTTCTCGCCTATATTCTACGACCTGCGGACAACGggcaccacctccaccccgaACGAGCCGAAGCAAAtcaccctcgacgcctCCAACCCGTCGCCTATCCATGTGTCCCTGTCAAtgccaccacctccacctcccaaCAAGGACAGTGAGGACAAGAGCAAGGACAGGCCCTTGGGAAGCGTCTTTGCCCTTCCGTACCGTCTCCTGTACGCTGTCGCGTGTCAGGACGCAGTGTTACTGTACGACACACAGCAGGCTGGGCCAGTCGCCATCTTCCGCGGGCTCCATTACGCGGGCTTCACCGACATTGCCTG GTCTCCAGACGGCCAGGCCATGATGCTCTCGAGTGCGGACGGCTACTGCTCCATTGTTGTTTTCGACCTCGGTGAGCTGGGCACCATCCACCCGACACAACAACACCACCGTCAGCTGGCAGCAATTGCCCTGACACATGGTGGAGgcacctcggccgcggcgacgcCCACCCCGCACTCTCCCTCCGTATCGACGATGCGCGCGAGCCCCGCCCCGCCACGGAGTGAGCGCGAATCGTCAGTAGCTTCGAGCGCGGCCGTACCCCCGCCCCTGTTCGCTCGGCAGCGCGCTCCGTCGTCAGCAAGCAGCGTGGACCAGCCGCTCCCAACACCaagcgaggacgagatggtTGCGGCTGTGCGCCGCCCTTCGGCCGCCAACTCCGAGGCAGACGACAGCGGAAAGCGGGGagccgacgaggctggCCAGCCGAGGAAGAAACGCCGCGTTGCGCTCCAGCACCTGGGCGCAGAGTAG
- the CLF1 gene encoding uncharacterized protein (HAT (Half-A-TPR) repeat): protein MSGRDRDPRNREPRVKNRAPATVQITAEQILREAHDRQELPVQAPKQRIQDLEELHEFQGRKRNEFEGRIRYSPDAIRAWIKYATWEASQNEFERSRSVFERALDVDPRHTELWIKYCDMELRARNINHARNLFDRAVTLLPRVDSIWYKYVYLEELLLNIAGARQIFERWLQWEPQDKAWQSYIKLEERYNELDRASDIYERWIGTRPTPKNWCLWAKFEEERGASDKARKVFQTALEFFGDEEEQIEKAQQVFAAFARMETRLKEYERARVIYKFALARLPRSKSANLYSSYTKFEKQHGDRSGVELTVLGKRRIQYEEELAYDSTNYDAWFSLARLEEDAYRAEKEDGEDADPGRVREVYERAVANVPPASEKRYWRRYIYLWLQYAAFEEIDTQDYDRARDVYKAAIRLVPHKVFTFAKLWLAYAYFEIRRVDVNAARKVLGASIGMCPKPKLFAGYIELEMRLREFDRVRKLYEKFLAYDASLSSAWIQWTQMEALLEDLERVRAIYELAVQQDLDMPELVWKAYIDFEIEEGERERARHLYERLLERTGHYKVFISYALLEASALGGGEDEDGNELDAVPGDDGRARAIFERGYKDLRARGVKEDRALLLEAWESFEEENGSDDDRAEVAKLKPQTRRRWRPRGDGSGEYDEYWDIVFPDDEKEENPAAFAIFQAAKEWAANKEGGAGGLNYEMDSDSDSDSDSDGEEGEGGSGEGQAEEMDED, encoded by the exons ATGTCCGGACGGGACCGCGATCCGCGCAACCGCGAGCCAAGGGTCAAGAACCGCGCGCCCGCCACGGTCCAAATCACGGCGGAGCAGATTCTGCGCGAGGCTCATGACCGCCAGGAATTGCCTGTCCAGGCGCCCAAGCAGCGCATCCAAGACCTTGAGGAACTGCACGAGTTCCAGGGCCGCAAGCGTAACGAGTTTGAAGGACGTATTCGATACTCGCCAGACGCTATTCGTGCGTGGATCAAGTACGCGACATGGGAGGCTAGCCAGAACGAGTTTGAGCGGTCGCGCTCTGTGTTTGAGcgtgcgctcgacgtcgatcCACGCCATACCGAGCTGTGGATCAAGTACTGCGACATGGAGCTGCGGGCGCGTAATATCAATCACGCACGCAATTTGTTCGACCGTGCCGTTACGCTACTCCCCCGCGTCGATTCGATCTGGTACAAGTACGTGTACCTCGAGGAACTGCTCCTCAACATTGCGGGAGCGCGGCAGATCTTTGAGCGCTGGCTCCAATGGGAACCACAGGACAAGGCATGGCAGAGCTACATCAAACTCGAGGAGCGGTATAATGAGCTCGACCGAGCCAGCGACATCTACGAGCGCTGGATTGGCACACGGCCGACTCCCAAGAACTGGTGCCTGTGGGCCAagtttgaggaggagcgcggcgcgtcggACAAGGCGCGCAAGGTGTTCCAAACGGCACTCGAGTTctttggcgacgaggaggagcagatCGAGAAGGCGCAACAAGTGTTTGCCGCGTTCGCACGCATGGAGACGCGGTTGAAGGAGTAtgagcgcgcgcgagtgATCTACAAGTTTGCGCTAGCGCGGCTGCCTAGGTCGAAGAGTGCCAACT tgTACTCGAGCTACACCAAGTTCGAGAAGCAGCACGGCGACCGGTCTGGCGTTGAGCTCACAGTCCTCGGTAAACGACGAATCCAgtacgaggaggagctcgcgtACGACTCGACCAACTACGACGCATGGTTCTCGCTCGCAAgactcgaggaggacgcgtaccgcgccgagaaggaggacgggGAAGACGCTGACCCAGGGCGAGTGCGTGAGGTGTACGAGCGCGCAGTCGCCAACGTCCCACCAGCGAGCGAGAAGCGATACTGGCGGCGATACATCTACTTGTGGCTGCAGTACGCGGCGTTTGAAGAGATCGACACGCAGGATTAtgaccgcgcgcgcgatgTCTACAAGGCGGCGATCCGGTTGGTCCCACACAAGGTGTTCACGTTCGCCAAGTTGTGGCTCGCATACGCGTACTTTGAGATCCGGCGAGTCGACGTCAACGCGGCGCGCAAAGTACTCGGCGCGTCGATTGGTATGTgccccaagcccaagctctTTGCGGGATACATCGAGCTTGAGATGCGGTTGCGCGAGTTCGACCGCGTGCGCAAGCTGTACGAAAAATTCTTGGCGTACGACGCGTCGTTATCGTCGGCCTGGATCCAGTGGACACAGATGGAGGCGCTGCTTGAGGACCTGGAGCGTGTGCGCGCCATTTACGAGCTGGCGGTCCAGCAGGACCTCGACATGCCCGAGCTCGTGTGGAAGGCGTACATCGACTTCGAGATtgaggagggtgagcgcgaacgcgcgcgccaccTCTACGAGCgcctgctcgagcgcacgGGACACTACAAGGTGTTCATCTCGTACGCGCTCTTGGAGGCGAGTGCgttgggcggcggcgaggacgaggacggcaacgagctcgatgcGGTACCTGGCGACGATGGGCGTGCGAGGGCCATCTTCGAGCGCGGGTACAAGGACCTGCGTGCGCGTGGGGTGAAGGAGGaccgcgcgctcctcctcgaagCATGGGAGAGctttgaggaggagaatgGGAGTGATgacgaccgcgccgaggtcgcaAAACTCAAGCCGCAGACgcgtcggcggtggcggccaCGCGGggacggcagcggcgaATACGACGAGTATTGGGACATCGTGTTtcccgacgacgagaaggaggagaatCCCGCCGCGTTTGCCATCTTCCAAGCTGCCAAGGAATGGGCCGCGAacaaggagggcggcgcgggtggtCTCAACTACGAGAtggactcggactcggactcggactcggacagcgacggagaagaaggggagggtgggTCAGGGGAGgggcaggccgaggagatggacgaggactaG